Below is a genomic region from Lampris incognitus isolate fLamInc1 chromosome 2, fLamInc1.hap2, whole genome shotgun sequence.
atcagatgcccaaaccacctcaactggctcctttcgacacgtaggagcagcggctctgctccaagctccctccggatgcccgagctcctcaccctacctctaaggctgagcccagacaccctacggaggaaactcatttcagtcgctcgtatccgcgatctcaccctttcggtcactacccaaagctcatgaccattggtgagggttggaacaaagattgactggtaaattgagagctttgccttccggctcagctccctcttcaccacaacggcccagtacaacatccgcattactgctgatgctgcaccaatccacctgtcaatctcccacgccatcctaccctcacttgtgaacaagaccccgagatactacttgaactccttcacctgaggcaacaactcattcccaacccagagggagcaatccaccattttccggtagagaaccatggcctcaaacttggaggtgctgactcgcatcccagccatttcacactcagctgcaaacctccccagtgtgcgctggcagtcgtgttctgatgaagccaacaaaaccacatcatctacaaAGAGCAGAGATAAACCACCACAGAGAtacaaccaccacatcctgcattgatgacgtattttcctgttacgtcctcgaCGGGGACGCATCAGCATTTACACTACAACAGAGGTgatcaaatgcgtcccagaccacctcggcaagtggtttgagtaaccggttcacaaaacgttttggtggtcgtttacacatgtatttagcgccgtccacttgttGTGATCCAAtcgcaaaaccaaaaaaaaaaacgcattttaaaaccaagtgtaaacaagaAAGACTGCAAACACAACCAGTGGGGGAAAAATGAATGGGAATTCCTGAAAGTCAATGATCTACTGGAAGGGGACATTGGAAGAAGGCATCCAAAAGATTGGAAGGACCCGTCCCTCTATTTGAGTTTCAAAGCATTATTGAAAGCCTGTACCCCTGCCATCAAGCCACGATACATCTCTGTACTGGGCTGTCAGACACAGCCTTCCATCTCACTCCCATGACAAGAAGGAAGGTACTCCAACTGGGCAGAGCAGCTCTGGGCCCAGCGTGAACAGGAAAAACACACTCGGCTGGATTGGTTTGTGTAACACTATCCGGTAACATGTTGAACGGAAACCCAGTCACGTCAGAACATCCTGGAATTACATCGCCTGTTTgcccgactgactgactggctggctggcagaCTGTGGAGACTGGCCAGGTGACAGTGCAACGTACAGCAAAGTGATTGGTCTAACTCCACTAAGCTAACCTAGCCCTAGCTATAACCAACTGCTAATTACAGCTGATTGCAacctgttggctctgtccgcTGACGATAACagtaatgtgtgcatgtgtgttataaATCCGAGGTGTTGACGtagcaataataacaataataacaataacactaAAACGTGCGACCGAGAGAGTCGAAGTGATGCTAAAACCGACCCGCCAACGTCGGCTGCGGCTCGGCAGCCAGCTAACGGTGGCCGCGTTAGCTGCCTTGCTAGCTGCCTTGACAGCTGACGCGGAAAGACCACAACTACCTAGCTAGCATTAGCCTTTGAACGTCGTTTGAGGCCATTCAaaatgctaacgctagctaggtAGCGAAGAGGTAAGCTAGCTCTCCCCTCTCCCGACTACCTCGGTACGGGACAAGCTAACGACTGAGACTGGGCCGACCCGCGACATTCGGCTGCGGTTCGGCAGCCAGCTAACGGTGGGCGCGTTAGCTGCCTTGACAGCTGACGCGGAAAGACCACAACCACCTAGCTAGCATTAGCCTTTGAACGTCGTTTGCGGCCATTCAAaaaatgctaatgctagctaggtAGTTAAGCTAGCTTTCCTCTCTCCCGACTACCTCGGTACGGGGACGAGCTAACGACTGAGACCGGGCCgacggttttattgttttaagcgAAGCACTCACTGCATCCCGACCAACAAAAACGAGGGAAAAAAAAGCCCACTCACCGAGCGCCACCTGGCAGGCTTTGCGCAGCTGGCTGTGCTGGCTCCGTCTCACCTCCTTGTCGGAGAGGATTTTCTCCAGCGCCCGGGACAGAAACATGCTCTTGGTTTTCGTGCTCTCCGTCTTCAAGTGCGACTGCCGCTGTGACGAAGGCCGGGGTTGTTGCATCTCCGACGGACCCGGGGTCGACCTTACGCTCTCAGGCCGTCATCTTCGGCCCGGCTCCGCGGAAACACAGGTGACATGAAAGGGCTCGCCTATCGGTCGCCAGCCCGAGTCCGCCGAGTTTCgctggtggtggaggtggggggggggggctgttccctCAACACGGCGTCGCCATGTTTGTTCCACGCCGCATCACGTGACTTTCCGCCGTTTGGGGTTGACGCTCGGCAGAGGAAAAAGCCGTTAGAGCCCCGCCCCCCCACGGCTACGGGCGGGCGGTCGCGTAAACGCGTTTATAAGGTGTTCGAAGCCGTCTGGATGAAATATATATTATTCCCCGAAAACGCAACAGAAGGTCTTTTTTCATTTTAACTGACACGTGTTTtcgtgacaaaaaaaaaacaacttatgtGTCAGCTTGGGTCGCAACCCTTCGACGACGGCGGCTTCGCCGCGAAGGCAAATCGAGCGCTCCTTCGCGATGACGCCACGCCAGGTCCGGGGACGTCCACGAGGTGGCGCAGGAAGGCCACCGTCGAGCGAACCGGACCAGTTCGGGACGGACTGGGTTTCAGGGGATCAAACTTGTTTATCCTCTTACCttaagacagtgtttctcaaccgggggtccgcggacccctagtggtccgtagtgtgattgcaaggggtccgtgaaaataaaatatctttaaaaaaaagatcctatgacatttatagaaataggattattttactcaaatgtgactgagacctttatctacctaaactataaagggtaagaggacttttttctctaattacatctgtttcacaagtgtaatttattgtattttaataagagatctcgctcccgtttgcattgttaaaagttactgcataaaaattctattgttacatatatctgagttactgcataagaattctgttttgttaactatatctaagttacaactgaaagctcttatttttgccccaaagagtgaataaatgctataatgcaatttaaaatgcagtttctactgtttctatcaaattgcaacccccctcccccaagatcagttggaggggtcctcagggtagatcaaaaatacgcagggggtccaggaccccaaaaaggttgagaaccactgccttaagACACACCGTAGAACAAGAATTGCTACATATTAGTTTATTTATCCAGCTCCTCGAATCAACAATTATACATGTGCATCTATGTATCCGTACACTTCTGTTCATCAGAAAACACTTTTCATTAAATGTGATAAAAATGTACACCTTATATGGCGTTGATAAGAAAATACTGACGATCTTCAGTACAAATCTATACCTTGGGGTTTATCTGGCAAGCAAAAGATCATTGTTCAATAATTACAAAAACATAGActcaggaaaaaacaaacaaacatgtttaaGCCtttcgtcgggggggggggggtctgctgatACACGAGCGTTTCTCTGCCAGGAAAGAGAAATGATAACAAAAATAATTCACAgtatggaaaaaaaaatgtgtcgtgGCTCGTCCCAATGACACCCGTTGTTCagactggggaaaaaaagaaaaagaaaaaaaaccttcaacatTCAAATCATGTCTAATGGGCAAGAGAATCTACATTTAGATTCATGACAAAAAGCATGAACAAACAAACTGGATCCTTTACAAAAATAAAGTCATGAAGTGTACAAAGAGAGCAATATGCCGATGCATGATTAAAGAATAAATAATGTGGCTGTGGTTACAATCCCAGTGTCCTGTGGTGCagttagagaaagagagaaaaaaaaacaacaataaattaACATTAATTTCTAAAAGTCTTCCATTCAGAATGCCATTCATCACTGTGCTGTTTGTTTACAATGGGAGGAAACAGGCTTACACAGCACCCTGTGTACCGTCACGGGCAGAGAATAGAGTACCTCACATAGCCGCAATTTCATTAGCGCAGGCACTGGTCTTAATGGTATTAACTAGGGGTTATACCGTGACATAATGCATCTCTGTATGTCATCATCAGATGGTTGAACATTAACCCTGCAGCAAAACCTATGAATGAAGATGAGCGCAAAGCTcgagagtgtatatgtgtgtcatgcaaggacgtgtgcgtgtgtgtgtgtgtgtgtgtgtgtaaggacagTGGTACTACCAATAAGCTAAGGCTAATTGTAAGTAGTCTTGTCGTCGGGTGTCTTAACCCGAACAGAAGGGAGGCTGTTAAAATCAATGCGAGAAACAATACAGCACATCTGCCCTCACCCTAGGGAGGCAGTTAGCAGCAATTAGCGTAGTACATACGAGTAATGGCCAGGTATTTCCAACCTCAATGTAAAATTATCATAAAActttatggaaaaaaaaagttcaatgaATAGCGGTTCGGTCACATCGATTTCTGGGGTGAGACCGTCGACATAAAATGAGGGGGAAAAAGGCAGGTCGTTTAAacaagaaaaagacaaaaaaaaaagaagaagaatcacACCCACCCCTACATCTTTGGCAACCTGAGGCAAGGACAAGGCTCAATTTGCATGAAGTGGATTTGTATTTAAATGTAGGAGGGGTTGTTATTTTACCACCTCGCTCCGTACCTTCCCAAGGGGATGAACGGCACAGCCCTGATAAAGAGCCATGTCGTACATATTTCAGCTCCAGCTGCCCCACCTTTATCAAATACAGAGTGCGAGCTAGTGTGTACCCAGGTAACCACGgagagtttgtgtgtttgtgtctgataTATGTCGATGATTCAAGGATCTATTTCAACTCTTCTCACTACAGTACCATTCATTTCCTTCTTTTCAGACCGCAAGTTGCCTCAGGGGTTACCGCTAAATCCAACATCCATTTTCAACACCATCGTTGGTCAACATCCATTTGTAGTTTCTCGTTAACTCGGTTCGTGTAGGGGGTGAATGACAACACGAAGGGGGTGAAAAGGGAAATGGTGTATAAATACTGAGAGGTCACTCGTCATACGTGACTGTCCCGACACGTCAAAGTGAACTGGGGGCTGCAGAGTGAAATCGAAATAGACGAAGACGGACCGGGAGGGGAGAGCGGGGCCGAGAGGGATGAATATATTTACAGTGTTGAGATGATGCTGCAGTATGGTCCACAGCGAACGAGCGGAAATCCCATTTGTCACCCATGTACACACAGCCGGGGAGTAGCCCTTGTTTTTGGATAGGTGAGGAAGAGCGGAGGGAAAACGTGAGCGACGACGAATCTTAAGAGTCTCAAGTTCCTAAATTGACGCCTGGCAAGATCCCATTGGTCAGATGTACAAAGGTCACATGTTCATTTGTGAGGTACACTTATTCTCGTTTTCCCCCCATAAAAAAAGCCCATGAGAAATATTATTgacagaaaaacaaataaaaaaaaaaaacagcacaaaaATATAGGCCTAATGGTTTCAAAAGTCCAGTTGCTCCCAAAGATTGCTCCAAGAATAATTAAAATCGGTTAACTTACATGACCAATAAATCATCATCGTTATTGTGGATAGGAAGTCATACGGAGAGGAACAGTGGTTACAAGCATCCGAGCCACATCAATGGACccagaattgtttttttttttttcctttttcccctCTGAATAAAAACTACAGTATTATTGCTGATCTCAGCACTTGGTCAGTTACTGTGGGAACACATACGATGGTAGTACTGGTGACTGTTTATCAATCACATGCTGCAGCCGCCTACGGAGACGAGTGGTTGCTGTCTGGTGCAAGGTGTCAAGGCAAAAAAACACAGATTGTCATAACGActctagaaaaacaaaacaaaacgtccACTTCTATCCACCTACAAAGCCAGGGGTGGGGGTTTCGGGAAAGAAGATGGTGGACCGGGGTCCAGGGGTGCATGCATTCATTCAGTCTTTCATTCATAGGGTCACTTCTTTCATTCATTTACGGGACTGATGAGATGATCTGAGGGCTGATCTCACTGCTGCTGTCGAGCAGATGATCAGAGAACAGCAGTTTCCGGAAGAAAAACTGAAGTAAAAAGTGCTTCTAATGGTTTTAATGcatggggtggggttgggggttggggttAGCGGCAGGGCTGACCTTTCCAAATGACCATTTTCCCCTCCAGTATGTGACACTTAGGATATCGGTGCGTCCATCAGTCACAGAAGATCTGCATCGCTGCTATGGCACACATGCGCAGTCATTGGCATGGGAGAGGGCGCTATTTTACGTGTAAAAGATAGTACGTGGAACCATCAGAATGTGGGTTCTGTGTTCAGATTAAATACGTACGTATCAGCTTGTGCTTTTCCGGTTAAAGTCATCGTATATAGTAGTATGGCGTATGCTTATTGAAACCCTATGCTCCTGTGACTAATTTTGCTGTATGCATGTACGTTTGAATTCAAGTTGGGGGTGTACGTCACTCGTTTTGAATGTGTGCGCCCAATCTACAGTGTGATGACAGTGCCGTCCTCTTCCAGGCTCCGCCTCTCCAATGCTTTATCAGGCGACGGTGCGCTTGATGAGGCATTGGCGTTGCTAAGCGACCCGCTGCTGGCACTGGCCTGTAGGGTCCCATTGGCGTTGACAGAGGCGGTGGAGGAGGAGGCGGCAGCGGTGCGGAGGTTAAGGTGCGGCTCGTAGCGTGGCAGGGAGGGCATGCTGTAACTTGCGGAGGTCACGCGGGGGATGGGCTCCGCTTCACCACCCGCTTCGATCACCAGGTCCTCGTCATCgtcgctctccagctcctccgggTGGAAGTTCTGGATGATGTGCGATGGCGTGGAGGCTGCGGCACTGGCGCCCACCCCACCGGACGATGAGAAACCGTAGTAGCTGGCACCGCTGTCAGAGGAGCGGCCTGAGCTACCAGacgtcctccctcctcctcctgctgccccGCTCCGTACCACGTTGTTCCGCTGGTTGGCAGGTTTGACAGTGACGATGAGGTTGTGGCTGTTGGCTATCATCATGTCCGTCACCTGGTCCAGGGACTTGCCAGCAACCTCGATGCCGTTTACCTCCAGCACCTCGTCATTGACAGCCAGTAATCCCGTGCTCTCAGCAAGCCCGCCGGGCACCATCCGTGAGATGAAGATCCCGGGGACTTTCTCCAGGCCCTGAGGAGTGACCCGCACGCTGGAACCATCCCGAATGTAGAAACCAAGCGGTTTCTCCTGGCCATGCTTGTAGAGGCGCACTCGGCGGTGCGTCTCCGGCAGGATATCCACGTCAATGATGGAGGAGACGGGGCGGAAGTCCCGCGGCAGGCTGATGATGACCGGGGGTTTCTTCTTGGTGGCGTCAGGCCGCAGGAGGACGGCCGACAGGactgtgtttttcttcctggtcaaGGAGTCTGTGCAGAATGCTGAGTAGTCTGCTTCTTCTGCAGAAGGAAAGAGATTGACATAGTTTAGAGGAAGCAAATAAGGTGAGAGGGAGTATGACAAAGTAAGTGGGGGGGGGTGGCAGGAAGAAAAGAGACACAAGGAACACATTACGAAGAACATGCTAATCATCCATAAACTATCTGGCTGTGCTCATTAAAGTCATCATTCAGGCTGACATTGCATTGCATCATGGAGTTATTTTGGACATGGAGTTGTGCTTTGCAGCGGTGCAGGTCTGAGCCTCGGGCATCCCCACAGGATGTCtacattaaaacacacacagatgttgGATCTGAAAATTCCCCTTTGTTTTATACTATTGTCAATTGCCATGCAAGCCCCTTTATTTAATCCTACGCTTATTCCTTGATCATTATTCCTTTCTGCCTGCTGTAGAAACCCATGCAGCCTCATAAATTATCATACATCTGCTGCATACAGCCACGACGTTACATCTAGGGAGCAGGATTACTGCATTATGGATTTCATCAGCACTTGGCTGGCGTTAAAGAGGCAACCTCGAAGATTCTGGCTGCTCTCTTTTTGTATCCCAGGAGTCCTGtgatgtgccctgtgatggcctggcggcctgtgcagggtgtctcccggcctgccgcccaatgactgctgggatgggccccagcatccccgcgaccctgagagcaggataagcagtttggatgatgcatGGATGGAACGAGAATTCCAGGAGTCATTTCAATACAACAACACTGGACCACCGAGCGTACGTTCTGCCAACCCTCTCCGGAGGACCGACCACTGCTGGCTGACGTAAAACGCGTCACTTCCTTTGGTGGTGACACGTGGGATTTTTGGCGGGGGATGTCGCCACAGACACGTGTTTGTATTTCTCCATATTACTGCAAACGCGAGGGCTGTCTTCAGTGGCCGACAGGCTGAGTCGCCATTGTGTCACCTTGTTTGGCGAAGGATCATAACTGAACGGACGCTGAGTTAAGTGAGAATGCTCGAGGTTGTTTCTTTAAGACACTGCCCCTCTGAATCCCCTATGCTGAGAGCTGTTGAACTCGTTCAAGTTGGAGAATATTTTCTCTCTTTGGAGTCCAGTGGAATTACAACACATTGCCACTAGTGTGGGGGGGAACTCACCAGAAAACAGGACTTTGTCCTATTTAGGGTCTTATGCTCAGCCCCAGTTCTAAGTAAAACAACTCTGCTGAGGAGAAGCAAAAGTGTGTAGACTTTAACCTGACAGCTGAGGGAAAGGCAGGGCCTTGGCTCTGTAATAGTTAACCCACGCGCAGCTAAAAATTAACAGCAATGTAACCTTGAGCCTTCTCTCAATCACAGTCATGGCCACTTCACTCATTTGAAATCAGAGAGATCGCTGTTCTGCCTCTGGCTCCACACCCCTCTGACGGCAGTCAAGACTTGCAGGtaacagtgtgcagatggtgtagcggtctattccattgcctaacaacatggggggatcgcctgttcaaatccttgtgttacctcccgcttggtcgggcgtccctacaagacACAAcaggcagtgtctgcgggtgggaagtcgaatgtggctatgtgccctggtcgctgcactagcgccccctctggggagggggaactgggggggaatagcgtgatcctcccacacgctacgtccccctggtgaaactcctcactgtcaggtgaaaagaagcggctggcgactccacatgtattggaggaggcttgtggtagtctgcagccctccccggatcagcgtaGGGAGTGGAGCaaatgaccaggacggctcggaagagtggggtaattggccaggtacaattggggagaaaaaggggtgaaaatccccccccccccaaaaaaaaagacttgaagGTAACAGCAGCACTTCAGGCATCAGGACCTCAACACTGTCGAGTGGCCCGCCTATGAACTTTCACAAAGCAAGCTAGCAAATCCTGTATCACCTTTTAAGCGACTTACTATAAAAAGAAACTTACAGACTTGCTGTTATGCAACATTTTTACCAACCATTCAGTCTTGTGCCGCTCGATGTTATTTTTAACCACCTTTCCTTCGGATGCGATTTTCTTGCTTCGACTCATTTTACGTTTGTGTTTTTTTATAGCCCCTACCCCTAAGTGTTCTAATGAAGTCCATCATCATCACTACACATCATCACTATAATCCCTGTCATTTCCACTTTTGTTCCGTCACTCGCGCTCGTGCCCTTGCCAGCAGCTCTTCGGGGTCATACTTTTCTGTGAAAGTCAAATATTATGACAGTCTCA
It encodes:
- the pard6b gene encoding partitioning defective 6 homolog beta is translated as MNKNHRVPSNRTLSAVEVKSKFGAEFRRFSLDRSKPGRFDEFYGLLQHVHRIPNVELLVGYADVHGDLLPINNDDNYHKAISTASPLLRLFLQRKEEADYSAFCTDSLTRKKNTVLSAVLLRPDATKKKPPVIISLPRDFRPVSSIIDVDILPETHRRVRLYKHGQEKPLGFYIRDGSSVRVTPQGLEKVPGIFISRMVPGGLAESTGLLAVNDEVLEVNGIEVAGKSLDQVTDMMIANSHNLIVTVKPANQRNNVVRSGAAGGGGRTSGSSGRSSDSGASYYGFSSSGGVGASAAASTPSHIIQNFHPEELESDDDEDLVIEAGGEAEPIPRVTSASYSMPSLPRYEPHLNLRTAAASSSTASVNANGTLQASASSGSLSNANASSSAPSPDKALERRSLEEDGTVITL